The DNA region CTTTAAATGTCCTAAATGCATACCATCAAAACAACCCAATGCCAAAGAACTAACATTAGTTTTTAACATAGTAGTAAAAATATTCAATATTACCCTCCTTTCCTTTAATACAAGATTCTTGCGTATTTTTTAAAATCCAACCCAATTTAGCACATTCTTTTTCAAAATCTAATCTAGATTTTGAAATAGCCTTATCATCTTTTAAAACCCCTTTTTTATCTCGTTTAACATTTTTTCCTACTTCAAATTGAGGTTTAAAAAGCAAAATAAGCTCTTTTAAAGCTAATTGATCTATATAAAAAAGCAAACTTTTTAAGGAAATAAAACTTACATCACAAGTTATAAGATCAAATTGTTCTTCACTTTTAAACTCTCTTAAATCTGTGTTCTCATAAACAATAAGCCTAGCATGAGATCTTAAACTTGCATGCAATTGTTTATCCCCTATATCTAAAGCAACAACTTTCAAAGCCTTATTTTCTAATAAAATTTGAACAAAGCCTCCTGTACTAGATCCTATATCTAAACAAATTTTATCTTTAATAAAAATATTATTATTTTGAAGAAAAGTTTTTAATTTTAAAGCCGCTCTTGAAACATAAATTTTACCTAAAAGCTCCAAATTTAATTCCTTAGAAGAAAAAATCTCTTCAAAACTTAAATCTTTTTTCTGTTTGAGTTTTACTAAAAATTTTTTTATATTAAAAGAAGCTTTAAAACTTTTATCATTAAGCAAAACTTCTTCATTTTCTATCAATTCTAAAGCCTTATTTCTACTGATATTTAAACGTTTTGCAACAAAAAAATCGTATCTCATTTTAAACTTTCATTTATTCTTTTTTCTAAATCCTGCTTTTCTTTAGAAAACCACCAAATACCTAGTTCAAAAGCATTTTTATTAAACAATTTCTTCACTTCTTTAAGGTCTTTTTCAAACTCATCTTTTTCTTTTTGAATTACGCTAAAATTATTATCTTTAAAAAGAACAAAATTGTTCATCCATGATAAGATTTGCTCTTGTTCTCTTTTTAAAACATTATTTCTTTCTTCTTTTAAAGAATAATTCATAACAACCCCCACACAAGATAAAAATAAAATCACATACTTGATCTTTATTTTCAAAATAAAATTAAATATATAGGACAAAAGGGAACAAAACATAAAAAAGTTAAAAAAATCAAAAATAAAATTTAAAATTTTAAAACCCAAATTCCCAAAATAAGAAAAAAAGAAAAGTTTTAAATGAGAAATAAAATATAAAATTTCAGATAAAAAATCCAAATAAAAAAAAGAAGAACTCTTATAAGCAATAATCTTTTGAGAAAAAAGGTTTAAATTTAAAATTTCATCATAAGAAAATAATAATCCAAAACCTGCATATAAAAAAGCAGTGAAAAAACTTGAAATAATAACTATTCTAAAATCATTATAAGCATTGTCTACAAATTGCAAATGAAGCTTATTTTTAAAAAACAACATTAATAAAGGTAAAATAATAAATGCAAAAATAAAATCATTTTTTTCTAAACTTAAAAAATTTAAAAATAAAGAAACCATACCAAAGCATGCTAGAAAAAAACTAAAAATATAAAGATAAAAATCCCCCATACTTATACGATAAAATAAACTCCCTTTAATCAAGGTAGCCTCTTTAATAATATTTTTTCTTAATTTTAAAAATAAAAAAAATTCCCAAAAAAGAGTTAAAAAAAGAGGGAGTAAAAAAAGAAGTGCAAAAGCTGTTTTTTGCCAAGTTAATAAAAATAAAACAAGACTAAAAAAAACTAAAATATAAATACTATTTTTTAATAAGCTTATGAAAAGCGTTCTCATTAATACACCTTACACCAAGATCTTGAGCTTTACTTAATTTTGATCCTGCTTCTTGGCCAAAAAGCACATAATCTGTTTTTTTAGAAAGCGAAGAACTTACCTTAGCTCCAAAACTTTCTATTAAGGCTTTTATTTCATCTCTAGGACGTGAAAGCGTACCTGTAATAACAAAGGTTTTTCCAAAAATTGTACTATTATTTATAATTTGCCTAGCTTCTACTTTCAAATTTAAAAGTTTATAAAACTCATCAATTCTTAAACGATTTACCCGTGTAAATTCACAAAGGCTTAAAGCCATTTGCTCACCAAAACCTTCTAAACTCATATAAGCTTGAAAATCTTGTTTATGCCATTGCAAACCAAAACTCAAGCTTAATTTCTTAGCGGCAACTTCACCTATATGCTCAATACCCAAAGCATTAATAAAACGAAAAAGCTCACATTCTTTTGCATTTTTAATAGAATTTAAAAGATTATTAATCTTTTTTTGTTTAAAACCTTCCAAACCTTCAAAATCAGCAAATTCTAAGTGAAAAATACTCTCAAGTGTAGTAATTTTTTTATTTTTATATAAAAGCTCAACAATATTTTCTCCCAAACCTTCTATATTTAAACACTTTTTAGAAACAAAATGAATGATAGAATTTACAAGCCTATCCTTGCAGTCTATATTTTGACATTTTAACAAAGTTCCTTCATCTAAAAGCTCATTATGACAAGTAGGACAAAATTGAGGACGAGTAATATCAATTTCTAAACCATCTCGACGTTCTTTAAACACCTTAGTGATTTTTGGTATCACATCCCCACTTCTTATAACACTAACAAAATCATTAATTTTAACATCAAGCCTTGCAATCTCATCAAAATTATGCAAAGTTGCTGATTTTACCATAACTCCATCTAAATTTACTGCTTCTAAAATAGCTACAGGAGTAATCACTCCACTTCTTCCTACTTGTAAATTCACACCTATTAAACGCGTTGTTTTTTCAAGAGCAGGAAATTTAAAAGCTACCATAAACTTTGGAAATTTTACCGTATAAGCAAGCTCATCACAAAGCGCAAGATCATCAATTCTTACAACCATTCCATCCATCATCATAGCTTTTTGTTCTCTTAAAGCTAAAAGCTCTTTATAAGCTTTTAAAACCTCGTCAACATCTTTACAAACTTTAATAAATTCATCTTTTAAAAAACCAAGTTCTCTTATAAAACTCATAATTTGACTATGAGTTTTAAAATTTAAACTATTTTCTCCTACCCCCCAAGGATAAAATTTTAAATTTCTATCCCTTGTAACACTTGTATCTAATTGCCTTAAACTCCCACTTGCTGCATTGCGAGGATTAGCAAATAAAGCCTGATTTAAACTCGCTCTTTTAGCATTGATTTTTTCAAAATCTTCTTTTAAAATAACTACTTCACCACGAATTTCTATCTTTTCTTTATAAGGGATATTTTTAGGAATACTATCAATCTCAAAAACATTAAGAGTGATATCTTCACCTATTTCACCATCACCCCTTGTTGCACCGCTTATTAATTTACCTTTTTCATAAAGCAAATTTAAACTTGCCCCATCAAATTTAGGCTCTATAAAAAAATTTTTCTCATTTTTTACACGTTTTACCCATGCTCTAAGCTCCGTTTCGTCAAAAACATCTTCCATGGACCACATGCGTTTTAAATGGGCAAGTTTTTTAAATTCACTTTGTATAATAGGTGCAACTTTTTGCGTTGGAGAATCTTTTGCAATCTCATTTTCATTTATCTTTTCAAAAGCTCTTAATTCTCTGATTAAAGCATCATATTCTTCATCACTTGC from Campylobacter hepaticus includes:
- a CDS encoding TlyA family RNA methyltransferase, translating into MRYDFFVAKRLNISRNKALELIENEEVLLNDKSFKASFNIKKFLVKLKQKKDLSFEEIFSSKELNLELLGKIYVSRAALKLKTFLQNNNIFIKDKICLDIGSSTGGFVQILLENKALKVVALDIGDKQLHASLRSHARLIVYENTDLREFKSEEQFDLITCDVSFISLKSLLFYIDQLALKELILLFKPQFEVGKNVKRDKKGVLKDDKAISKSRLDFEKECAKLGWILKNTQESCIKGKEGNIEYFYYYVKN
- the ligA gene encoding NAD-dependent DNA ligase LigA codes for the protein MTKEQYLEKVKLANLWMRAYYEKDEPLASDEEYDALIRELRAFEKINENEIAKDSPTQKVAPIIQSEFKKLAHLKRMWSMEDVFDETELRAWVKRVKNEKNFFIEPKFDGASLNLLYEKGKLISGATRGDGEIGEDITLNVFEIDSIPKNIPYKEKIEIRGEVVILKEDFEKINAKRASLNQALFANPRNAASGSLRQLDTSVTRDRNLKFYPWGVGENSLNFKTHSQIMSFIRELGFLKDEFIKVCKDVDEVLKAYKELLALREQKAMMMDGMVVRIDDLALCDELAYTVKFPKFMVAFKFPALEKTTRLIGVNLQVGRSGVITPVAILEAVNLDGVMVKSATLHNFDEIARLDVKINDFVSVIRSGDVIPKITKVFKERRDGLEIDITRPQFCPTCHNELLDEGTLLKCQNIDCKDRLVNSIIHFVSKKCLNIEGLGENIVELLYKNKKITTLESIFHLEFADFEGLEGFKQKKINNLLNSIKNAKECELFRFINALGIEHIGEVAAKKLSLSFGLQWHKQDFQAYMSLEGFGEQMALSLCEFTRVNRLRIDEFYKLLNLKVEARQIINNSTIFGKTFVITGTLSRPRDEIKALIESFGAKVSSSLSKKTDYVLFGQEAGSKLSKAQDLGVRCINENAFHKLIKK